From the Bacillus tuaregi genome, one window contains:
- a CDS encoding cell division protein FtsQ/DivIB, with protein MENGNVVSIEDRIPKLKQQRRKKANRRLILLLLLFFILIAFILYFQSPLSHVQHVVINGNTAHSDKEIMAIAEIKKDTNIWKVRHNEMEEKLSDLPEMKKAEVETKLPSSIIITVEEYNRISYISKGKYFLPVLENGNILHEKKTTDLPLNAPILFSFSEDKALKEMIFSLEKLPPEVLNSISEIHYDPTEADSFHISLYMNDGNQVSATIRTFAEKMSHYPSIISQLDPSQKGVINLEVGSYFKAYQLEGAENDEPEKELEG; from the coding sequence ATGGAAAATGGTAATGTTGTTTCAATTGAAGATCGAATACCGAAATTAAAACAACAACGGAGAAAAAAAGCCAACCGACGCTTAATCCTTTTACTACTGCTATTTTTTATTCTAATCGCATTTATTCTCTATTTTCAATCTCCATTAAGCCACGTTCAACATGTTGTTATTAACGGTAATACAGCTCATTCCGATAAAGAAATCATGGCAATTGCCGAAATCAAAAAGGATACAAATATTTGGAAGGTCCGCCATAACGAAATGGAAGAAAAGCTGAGTGACCTGCCGGAGATGAAAAAGGCGGAGGTGGAAACTAAGCTTCCAAGCTCCATTATCATAACTGTTGAGGAATATAATCGAATATCTTATATCTCGAAAGGAAAATACTTTTTGCCGGTTTTAGAAAACGGCAATATCCTCCATGAGAAAAAAACGACAGACCTACCGTTAAATGCTCCAATTCTATTTAGTTTTTCTGAAGATAAAGCATTAAAGGAAATGATTTTCAGCTTAGAAAAATTACCACCCGAAGTATTGAATTCAATCTCAGAAATTCATTACGACCCAACAGAAGCAGACTCGTTTCATATTTCTCTTTATATGAATGATGGAAATCAAGTAAGTGCAACGATTAGAACCTTTGCGGAAAAAATGTCCCATTACCCTTCAATTATTAGCCAGCTAGACCCGAGCCAAAAAGGTGTGATTAATCTAGAGGTTGGCTCATACTTTAAGGCTTATCAATTGGAAGGAGCTGAGAATGATGAACCAGAGAAGGAGCTTGAAGGGTAG
- the mraY gene encoding phospho-N-acetylmuramoyl-pentapeptide-transferase, whose translation MEEQVLFFTILLGFLITVLLSPIFIPFLRRLKFGQSIREEGPKSHQKKTGTPTMGGIMILLSIIITTLMMTEKFSEPTIKTFILLFVTVGFGLLGFLDDFIKVAMKRNLGLTSKQKLLGQIIVSVVVYFLLKQMEFSTAVSIPFTDYSLELGFFYALFIVFWLVGFSNAVNLTDGLDGLVSGTAAIAFGAFAVLAWNQSMIEISIFSVAVVGAVLGFLVFNAHPAKVFMGDTGSLALGGAIASIAILTKLEIILLVIGGVFVIETLSVILQVISFKTTGKRIFRMSPLHHHYELLGWSEWRVVVTFWTAGLIFAITGIYIEVWL comes from the coding sequence ATGGAAGAGCAAGTGTTGTTTTTTACCATTTTACTAGGATTTCTAATAACGGTATTATTATCTCCCATTTTTATTCCCTTTTTAAGAAGATTGAAATTTGGACAAAGTATTCGTGAGGAAGGACCCAAATCGCATCAAAAGAAAACAGGCACTCCGACGATGGGCGGGATCATGATCTTGCTTTCGATCATCATTACAACACTTATGATGACAGAGAAATTTAGTGAGCCTACCATAAAAACATTTATTCTTTTGTTTGTAACAGTCGGTTTTGGACTTTTAGGATTTTTAGATGATTTTATTAAAGTGGCTATGAAAAGGAATCTTGGATTAACCTCGAAGCAAAAACTGCTTGGACAAATTATTGTATCTGTTGTTGTTTATTTCTTATTAAAGCAGATGGAGTTTTCAACGGCCGTGTCGATTCCTTTTACGGATTATTCACTTGAACTTGGCTTTTTTTATGCTTTGTTTATTGTATTTTGGCTTGTTGGCTTCTCAAATGCCGTGAATTTGACAGATGGCCTTGATGGTCTTGTCTCAGGTACAGCTGCCATTGCTTTCGGTGCCTTTGCGGTATTGGCTTGGAATCAATCGATGATTGAGATTTCGATTTTCTCGGTAGCGGTAGTCGGAGCTGTTCTTGGCTTTCTCGTGTTTAATGCTCATCCGGCTAAGGTTTTTATGGGTGATACCGGTTCATTGGCACTAGGTGGGGCCATTGCGTCGATTGCTATTTTAACAAAACTTGAAATTATTTTACTTGTGATTGGCGGAGTATTTGTCATTGAAACGTTATCCGTCATTTTACAGGTGATTTCATTTAAAACAACTGGGAAACGTATTTTTCGTATGAGTCCGCTCCATCATCATTATGAACTATTAGGTTGGAGTGAGTGGCGGGTAGTCGTGACATTTTGGACTGCCGGTTTAATTTTTGCCATTACAGGAATTTATATTGAGGTGTGGTTATAA
- the murG gene encoding undecaprenyldiphospho-muramoylpentapeptide beta-N-acetylglucosaminyltransferase has protein sequence MNIVVSGGGTGGHIYPALALIREIKKEAKDVNFLYIGTEKGLESKLVTRESIPFKSIHITGFKRKISFENVKTIIRFLKGVKDSKKMLKDFKADVVIGTGGYVCGPVVYAAAKLGIPTIIHEQNSVPGLTNKFLSRYVDRIAVCFEEAKMYFPETKVVLTGNPRASEVLHQDGMKGRLSAGLSSTVPVVLIVGGSRGARPINEAVLKSLSLLGEKPYQVLYVTGDVHYEDVKKEVELVGNPKNVIIKPFIHNMPEVLAGVDLTVARAGATTLAELTSLGIPSILIPSPYVTNNHQEKNARALSDHHAAELLLEKDLTGHRLVEEIDRILLDEKTLNDMKQNARELGIPDAAKRLYLLMKELVEKKK, from the coding sequence ATGAATATTGTTGTAAGTGGTGGGGGAACCGGCGGCCACATTTATCCAGCCCTGGCTCTTATTCGTGAAATAAAAAAGGAAGCAAAGGATGTAAATTTTTTATACATCGGAACGGAAAAAGGTCTTGAAAGCAAGCTGGTGACGAGAGAAAGCATTCCGTTTAAATCGATACATATTACAGGCTTTAAAAGAAAAATCTCCTTTGAAAATGTGAAAACAATTATCCGATTTTTGAAGGGTGTAAAGGATAGTAAGAAAATGCTCAAGGATTTTAAAGCGGATGTTGTGATTGGGACTGGGGGCTATGTCTGTGGTCCGGTGGTCTATGCAGCAGCAAAGCTAGGGATTCCGACAATCATTCATGAACAAAACAGTGTTCCTGGTTTAACGAATAAATTCTTAAGCCGTTATGTTGACCGGATAGCGGTTTGCTTTGAGGAAGCGAAAATGTATTTCCCGGAGACAAAAGTAGTCCTGACAGGAAATCCGCGTGCATCAGAGGTATTACATCAAGATGGCATGAAAGGAAGATTATCAGCAGGATTGAGTAGCACGGTGCCTGTCGTCCTAATTGTAGGCGGAAGCAGAGGGGCTAGACCGATTAATGAGGCGGTCCTTAAGTCGCTGTCGCTACTGGGAGAGAAACCTTATCAGGTGCTTTATGTAACAGGTGATGTTCATTATGAAGATGTCAAAAAAGAAGTAGAACTAGTTGGAAATCCGAAAAATGTCATAATAAAACCATTTATTCATAATATGCCTGAGGTTTTAGCCGGAGTTGATTTAACTGTCGCAAGAGCAGGCGCGACAACTCTTGCTGAGTTAACTTCTCTCGGAATACCTAGTATACTGATTCCCAGTCCTTATGTGACGAATAATCATCAAGAGAAAAATGCCCGTGCATTAAGCGATCATCATGCAGCTGAATTGTTGTTGGAAAAAGATCTAACTGGTCATAGGCTTGTTGAGGAAATTGATCGAATTCTTTTGGATGAAAAAACACTTAACGATATGAAACAGAATGCGAGGGAATTAGGGATTCCGGATGCGGCGAAGAGACTCTATCTCTTAATGAAAGAGCTTGTAGAAAAGAAAAAGTAG
- the murD gene encoding UDP-N-acetylmuramoyl-L-alanine--D-glutamate ligase, with protein sequence MKTITRYTHKKILVLGLAKSGVGAALLLHKLGAFVTVNDYKPLSENPEAQGLLEQGIKVICGEHPIELLEDGFELIVKNPGIPYHNPMIERALERGIPIITEVELAYQISEAPFIAITGTNGKTTTTTLVYEMLQKGSKNPLIAGNIGTVASEVTQTAEAHNQIVIELSSFQLMGTPSFRPRIAILTNLYDAHLDYHGTRLEYVKAKANITKNQMSDDFFIVNSEQEEVMNIARQSRAQIVPFSAVRELSEGACIKGGWVVFNGEQIMRQADIRLPGAHNLENILSAVSAAKLSGVANEAIYEVLTTFTGVKHRLQFIGEKEGRLFYNDSKATNILATKNALAAFDQPTILLAGGLDRGNEFDELIPSFKNVKAMITFGQTAEKMERAAQKAGIKTIRRVDNVGKAVPLAYQLSEPGDIVLLSPACASWDQFKTFEVRGDIFIEAVHKLK encoded by the coding sequence TTGAAAACAATTACTAGATATACGCATAAAAAAATACTGGTGCTTGGTTTGGCTAAAAGTGGAGTAGGTGCTGCATTATTATTACATAAGCTTGGTGCATTTGTTACGGTCAATGATTATAAGCCATTATCTGAAAATCCTGAAGCTCAAGGCCTGCTGGAGCAGGGAATAAAGGTGATTTGCGGTGAGCACCCGATTGAATTGCTTGAGGATGGTTTTGAGTTAATCGTAAAGAATCCGGGTATTCCTTATCATAACCCAATGATTGAAAGGGCATTAGAGCGGGGAATTCCTATTATCACAGAGGTTGAGCTTGCCTACCAAATTTCTGAGGCGCCATTTATTGCGATTACGGGGACTAACGGTAAAACAACCACCACAACGCTTGTCTATGAAATGCTGCAGAAGGGGAGTAAGAATCCGCTTATTGCGGGTAATATCGGAACTGTCGCTTCAGAGGTTACACAGACTGCTGAGGCGCACAATCAAATCGTCATTGAGTTATCCTCTTTTCAGCTTATGGGGACCCCTAGCTTCAGACCAAGGATTGCTATTTTAACCAATTTATATGATGCTCATCTTGATTATCATGGGACAAGATTAGAATACGTGAAAGCAAAGGCAAATATAACTAAAAACCAAATGAGTGATGACTTTTTTATTGTGAATAGTGAACAGGAAGAGGTTATGAACATTGCCCGCCAGTCAAGGGCTCAGATTGTGCCCTTTTCGGCTGTACGGGAGCTTTCAGAAGGAGCCTGTATTAAAGGTGGATGGGTAGTATTCAATGGAGAGCAAATTATGAGGCAGGCAGATATTCGGCTACCTGGAGCCCATAATTTAGAGAATATTTTATCAGCCGTATCAGCAGCCAAGCTATCAGGTGTTGCTAATGAAGCCATTTATGAGGTGCTTACTACTTTTACAGGAGTTAAACATAGATTGCAATTCATCGGGGAAAAGGAGGGCAGATTGTTTTATAACGATTCAAAAGCGACGAATATATTAGCGACAAAGAATGCATTAGCTGCCTTTGATCAACCGACTATTTTATTGGCTGGCGGTTTGGATAGAGGCAATGAATTTGATGAACTAATTCCTTCCTTTAAAAATGTTAAAGCCATGATTACGTTTGGTCAAACGGCAGAGAAAATGGAACGGGCTGCACAAAAGGCAGGAATAAAAACAATTAGACGTGTCGATAATGTTGGAAAAGCTGTACCTCTTGCTTACCAGCTTTCAGAACCTGGTGATATCGTGTTATTATCGCCTGCATGCGCTAGCTGGGATCAATTTAAAACTTTTGAAGTAAGGGGAGACATTTTTATCGAAGCAGTGCATAAGCTTAAGTAA
- a CDS encoding DUF881 domain-containing protein codes for MNQRRSLKGRYVILTIVFLVFGFLIAFSYHLTDKQTSKTTMTSSQFERDMELRNELITQEEKNLELKKELNQKQEQVLKIEKELSNEAEVYYNLAEDIEKYRMYLGKVKVKGEGVQVTLADGDYNLNEHNPNQYIVHEHHIFKVITELNISGASAIAINGQRLSHDSYVLCNGPVIVVDGKSHPAPFVITAIGDAGTMAESLNLKGGVKDILVNENVQFTLEKKDEIEINAKLNS; via the coding sequence ATGAACCAGAGAAGGAGCTTGAAGGGTAGATATGTGATCTTAACGATTGTCTTCCTTGTTTTTGGATTTTTGATTGCATTTTCCTATCATTTAACGGATAAACAAACAAGTAAAACGACGATGACAAGCAGTCAATTCGAACGGGATATGGAGCTTAGAAACGAATTGATAACCCAAGAAGAAAAAAACCTCGAGCTAAAAAAGGAACTTAATCAAAAGCAAGAGCAGGTATTAAAAATAGAAAAGGAATTATCGAATGAAGCAGAAGTTTACTATAATCTAGCAGAGGACATAGAGAAATACCGTATGTACCTTGGTAAGGTTAAAGTAAAAGGAGAGGGTGTCCAAGTAACCTTGGCTGATGGTGATTATAATTTAAATGAGCATAATCCTAATCAATATATTGTCCATGAGCACCACATCTTTAAAGTCATCACGGAACTAAATATTTCTGGAGCCAGTGCAATTGCGATTAATGGTCAGCGGCTTTCCCATGATTCCTATGTTTTATGTAATGGTCCGGTTATAGTGGTAGATGGGAAAAGTCACCCCGCTCCATTTGTTATTACGGCTATTGGAGATGCAGGTACAATGGCAGAGTCATTAAATCTAAAGGGTGGGGTAAAGGATATTCTTGTGAATGAGAATGTACAATTTACATTAGAAAAAAAGGATGAGATAGAAATTAACGCAAAATTAAATAGTTAA
- a CDS encoding small basic family protein — translation MWLPVLGLIIGLFLGSLTDIKIPVEYSNYLSIAVLAALDTLFGGIRAHLQNIYDEKVFVSGFFFNIILAASLAFLGVHLGVDLYLAAVFAFGVRLFQNIAVIRRILLTKWTAKKENM, via the coding sequence ATGTGGCTACCCGTTCTCGGACTAATAATAGGATTATTTCTCGGTTCACTTACCGATATTAAAATTCCTGTTGAATATTCTAATTATTTATCGATTGCTGTACTAGCAGCACTAGATACCTTATTTGGGGGAATCAGGGCACATTTGCAAAATATTTATGATGAAAAAGTATTTGTGTCAGGCTTTTTCTTTAATATTATTTTAGCTGCAAGTTTAGCTTTTCTAGGTGTCCATCTTGGTGTAGACTTATATTTAGCAGCAGTTTTTGCATTTGGTGTAAGGCTTTTTCAAAATATTGCTGTTATTCGGAGAATTCTTCTTACAAAGTGGACAGCTAAAAAGGAAAATATGTAA
- the murB gene encoding UDP-N-acetylmuramate dehydrogenase, whose product MNELLNELRELKGCHVKEHELLANHTTIKIGGPADLFIEPESIESLEAALKLIRKYQVSWRAIGRGSNLLVSDGGIEGVVIKLGNGLDHLVVKDGILTVGAGYPLVSLAMKISRQGLSGLEFASGIPGSVGGAVYMNAGAHGSDISKILTEAHILFEDGTMKWLSNEEMEFSYRTSVLQKKRPGIVLEARFKLVEGEKETIVGVMQKNKDYRKETQPWNYPCAGSIFRNPLPNYAGKLVEEAGLKGYQMGGAQISGMHGNFIVNAGNATAKDVLNLIEHVKQTVFKLYQIEMETEVEIIGRK is encoded by the coding sequence ATGAATGAGTTATTAAATGAGCTTAGAGAACTTAAGGGTTGTCATGTAAAAGAACATGAGTTACTTGCCAATCATACAACCATTAAAATAGGTGGTCCTGCCGATTTGTTTATTGAGCCAGAATCAATTGAAAGCTTAGAGGCTGCATTAAAATTGATAAGAAAATATCAAGTGAGCTGGCGAGCAATCGGCAGGGGCTCCAACCTGCTTGTTTCAGATGGTGGGATTGAGGGAGTCGTAATTAAACTAGGAAATGGATTAGACCATTTAGTGGTTAAAGACGGTATCTTAACTGTTGGTGCGGGCTACCCGTTAGTTAGTCTAGCGATGAAGATAAGTCGTCAAGGCTTATCCGGTCTTGAGTTTGCCAGCGGGATTCCAGGCTCTGTCGGAGGAGCTGTGTATATGAATGCAGGTGCACACGGTTCAGATATTTCAAAAATACTTACAGAAGCACATATACTATTTGAAGATGGAACAATGAAATGGTTATCAAATGAGGAAATGGAATTTTCTTACCGGACCTCTGTACTGCAAAAGAAGCGTCCGGGGATTGTCCTTGAAGCGAGATTTAAGCTTGTTGAAGGGGAAAAGGAAACGATTGTTGGAGTCATGCAGAAGAATAAAGATTACCGAAAGGAAACGCAGCCATGGAATTATCCTTGTGCGGGGAGTATTTTTCGAAACCCGCTGCCAAATTATGCGGGTAAGCTTGTAGAAGAGGCAGGCTTAAAGGGCTATCAAATGGGTGGTGCGCAAATTTCTGGAATGCATGGAAATTTTATTGTTAATGCAGGAAATGCAACAGCCAAGGACGTATTAAATTTAATTGAACATGTCAAACAAACCGTTTTTAAATTATACCAAATAGAAATGGAAACAGAGGTAGAAATAATAGGAAGAAAGTAA
- the spoVE gene encoding stage V sporulation protein E, whose amino-acid sequence MPTKKTTPDIILMILTFSLLAIGLIMVYSASAIWADYKFNDSFFFAKRQMLFAGVGIIGMFFIMNVDYWTWRTWAKVLVIVCFVLLVLVLIPGIGNVRNGSRSWIGIGAFSIQPSEFMKLAMIAFLAKFLSEKQKYITSFKKGLAPSLGLVFLAFGMIMLQPDLGTGTVMVGTCIVMIFIAGARVRHFAVLGLIGVAGFAALVVSAPYRIKRITSFLDPWQDPLGSGFQIIQSLFAIGPGGLFGLGLGQSRQKFFYLPEPQTDFIFAILAEELGFIGGSFILLLFSLLLWRGIRIALGAPDLYGSFLAVGIIAMVAIQVMINIGVVTGLMPVTGITLPFLSYGGSSLTLMLLAIGVLLNISRYSRY is encoded by the coding sequence TTGCCGACAAAAAAAACGACTCCTGATATCATTTTAATGATATTAACTTTTTCTCTCTTAGCGATTGGGCTGATTATGGTATACAGTGCAAGTGCCATATGGGCAGATTATAAATTTAATGATTCCTTTTTCTTTGCTAAGCGGCAAATGCTGTTTGCGGGGGTAGGGATTATCGGAATGTTTTTCATCATGAATGTAGATTACTGGACTTGGAGAACCTGGGCTAAGGTACTGGTCATTGTCTGTTTCGTGTTGCTTGTGCTTGTGCTAATACCTGGAATTGGTAATGTCCGTAATGGTTCACGAAGCTGGATTGGAATTGGTGCTTTTTCCATCCAGCCGTCAGAATTTATGAAATTAGCGATGATTGCTTTTTTAGCAAAGTTTCTATCGGAAAAACAAAAATATATTACTTCTTTTAAAAAGGGTTTAGCTCCTTCACTAGGTTTAGTCTTTTTAGCCTTTGGCATGATTATGCTTCAGCCGGATTTAGGTACTGGTACCGTTATGGTTGGTACTTGTATCGTCATGATCTTTATTGCTGGAGCACGGGTCCGTCATTTTGCGGTTCTTGGCTTAATCGGGGTTGCCGGTTTTGCGGCGTTGGTTGTATCTGCTCCCTACCGGATAAAGCGGATTACTTCTTTTTTAGACCCATGGCAGGATCCTTTAGGCAGTGGATTTCAAATCATTCAATCATTATTCGCTATCGGGCCAGGGGGATTGTTTGGTTTAGGTTTGGGACAAAGCCGACAGAAGTTTTTTTATTTACCTGAGCCGCAAACTGATTTTATATTTGCCATTTTAGCTGAAGAGTTAGGCTTTATTGGGGGATCCTTTATCTTATTATTATTTTCACTGTTACTTTGGCGGGGGATTCGAATTGCTTTAGGTGCTCCAGATTTGTATGGGAGTTTTCTTGCTGTAGGAATTATTGCCATGGTGGCAATCCAAGTGATGATAAATATCGGGGTTGTAACAGGACTAATGCCTGTTACTGGTATCACTCTTCCATTTCTAAGCTACGGTGGCTCTTCATTAACCCTTATGCTTTTGGCTATTGGCGTTTTGTTAAATATTAGCCGTTATTCACGGTATTAA
- the ftsA gene encoding cell division protein FtsA, producing the protein MNSNEIYVSLDIGTSSVKVIIGEMVNDALNIIGVGNVPSEGLRKGSIVDIDETVHSIRKAIEQAERMIGMDIRQVIVGITGNHIMLQPSHGVVAVSSENREISDVDIARVLEAAQVVSVPPEREIIDVIPKQFIVDGLDEIHDPRGMIGVRLEVEGTIITGSKTILHNILRCVEKAGLEILDITLQPLAAGAFALSKDEKNLGVALIDIGGGSTTIALFEQGGLRATSVLPVGGDHITKDISIGLRTSSEDAEKVKIKYGHAFYDHASEDVVFSVPIIGSDQQEQFNQVELSDIIEARMEEIFELILAEIHRLGVRDVPGGFVLTGGVANTPGILELAQVVFENRVRIAIPDYIGVREPHFTTAVGLIKFAYKNAKIQGRQMSSPSVNHEVKEKRPVKQTQTKPKQEKQPEEKVSSKMKKFFGYFFE; encoded by the coding sequence ATGAACAGCAATGAAATTTACGTTAGCCTTGACATCGGTACATCCAGTGTGAAAGTAATCATAGGTGAAATGGTCAACGATGCATTAAATATTATCGGCGTAGGGAATGTTCCCTCTGAAGGATTACGAAAAGGTTCAATTGTTGATATAGATGAAACCGTTCATTCTATTAGGAAAGCAATAGAACAGGCTGAAAGAATGATAGGGATGGATATTCGGCAAGTGATTGTTGGAATTACAGGTAATCATATCATGCTGCAGCCATCACACGGAGTAGTGGCCGTATCGAGTGAAAATAGGGAAATATCGGATGTGGATATCGCTAGAGTTTTAGAGGCGGCACAGGTAGTATCTGTTCCTCCCGAAAGAGAAATTATTGACGTCATACCAAAGCAGTTTATTGTTGATGGCCTGGATGAAATTCATGATCCTCGTGGTATGATTGGTGTCAGACTTGAAGTCGAAGGTACGATTATTACTGGTTCTAAGACCATCCTACATAATATTCTGCGCTGTGTAGAAAAAGCGGGTTTAGAGATTTTAGACATAACTTTACAGCCACTTGCTGCAGGTGCGTTTGCCCTCTCTAAGGATGAAAAAAATCTTGGTGTTGCACTCATTGACATCGGTGGCGGTTCAACAACAATTGCACTATTTGAACAAGGAGGACTACGTGCAACATCTGTTCTTCCTGTTGGTGGAGACCATATTACGAAGGATATTTCAATTGGACTTCGAACTTCCTCTGAAGATGCGGAAAAAGTCAAAATAAAATATGGACATGCCTTTTATGACCACGCTTCCGAGGATGTTGTCTTTAGTGTTCCAATTATTGGCAGTGATCAACAAGAGCAATTTAACCAAGTAGAATTAAGTGATATTATTGAAGCTAGAATGGAAGAAATTTTCGAATTAATCCTAGCGGAAATCCACCGTCTTGGGGTGAGGGATGTACCTGGTGGTTTTGTTTTGACCGGAGGTGTCGCCAATACACCTGGTATTCTTGAGCTGGCACAGGTTGTGTTCGAAAACAGGGTTCGTATTGCAATTCCTGACTATATCGGAGTGAGAGAGCCTCATTTTACGACTGCTGTCGGATTAATAAAGTTTGCTTATAAGAATGCTAAGATTCAAGGTAGACAGATGAGTTCGCCTTCTGTTAACCATGAAGTAAAGGAAAAGCGGCCGGTTAAGCAGACACAGACAAAACCAAAGCAGGAAAAACAACCGGAAGAAAAAGTATCTTCAAAAATGAAGAAGTTTTTTGGTTACTTTTTCGAATAA
- a CDS encoding DUF881 domain-containing protein, with protein sequence MGQKSYLSMTGITLIIGFMLAVQYHTVKEPIVRDTRDTSQLREDLVKEKELNLSLIREIQSNEEKLEKYETERSQSKEQILNETLMELKSEAGLTEVKGPGILINIEQINDALLFGEPAQSIPPYLIQRLINELNQYGAKHISIADQRLVNSSVIRDINGQTKVDGYSLHTLPIEVKITVESLEVAEKLHNRMQVSSSADDFFVENYQLKISEPHANLIIPAYKDSISIRQMELAETDKGG encoded by the coding sequence ATGGGGCAAAAGAGTTATCTTAGTATGACGGGGATTACGTTAATCATCGGTTTTATGCTGGCAGTTCAGTATCACACTGTAAAAGAACCTATTGTTCGCGACACTCGTGATACATCACAGCTGCGAGAGGATTTAGTGAAGGAAAAGGAGCTTAATCTAAGTTTGATTCGTGAAATTCAATCGAATGAAGAAAAGCTTGAAAAATATGAAACAGAGCGCTCACAAAGTAAAGAGCAGATTTTGAATGAAACATTAATGGAATTAAAGTCTGAAGCCGGTTTAACGGAGGTAAAAGGCCCGGGAATTTTGATCAATATCGAACAAATTAATGATGCTTTATTGTTTGGAGAACCGGCACAGTCGATACCTCCCTATTTAATTCAGAGATTAATCAATGAATTAAATCAATATGGTGCCAAGCATATTTCTATTGCAGATCAAAGGTTGGTAAATTCCAGTGTGATTCGTGATATTAACGGACAGACAAAGGTGGATGGCTACAGCCTTCATACTTTACCAATTGAAGTCAAAATAACGGTAGAGAGTCTGGAGGTAGCCGAAAAACTACATAATCGCATGCAGGTTTCATCCTCAGCAGACGATTTTTTCGTTGAGAATTATCAACTTAAGATATCTGAGCCTCATGCAAACCTAATCATACCAGCCTATAAGGACAGTATTAGCATCCGTCAAATGGAGCTGGCTGAGACTGATAAAGGAGGGTAA